A stretch of DNA from Kitasatospora kifunensis:
GAAAACGGCGGCGGCCTCACGGTTCAGAGCCTCGACGATGCGCGTGTCGGTCGGGCGAAAGCTCTCGGTCGGCCCCGAGAGATTCGTGGAGCACCGAAGCAGGCGGAAGTGCAGTTCGTCACCGTTTCGCGTGACGGGCGTCAGATAGATTCCGCTGCGATGGGCTGTTCCGGGTTTGGTGGACTCCGTCAGGGACTGGAACGCGTGCTCCGCACGAATCCGTCCGAAGTGATCGGCGCCGAGCCCGAAAAAACGGCGGTAGTACACGCCGACGCCGTGTACGCGGATGGGAACTCGGCCGAGGTCGACAAGGGTCCAAGGATTGTCGACGTCCTCATGGTAACCGTGCGACAGCTCCCGGATAACGAATACCCGGGCAGCAGCGTGCAGTTGGCGGCCGCTGATCCCGGAGATGTCGCCACACAGGTAGACGGTCTTCTGTGCGAGGTCGGGCGAACCAGAAGCAAGGTCCTCCGGCGTGATTACGGACCCGAAGAACTCCCTGATCAAGTCATTGTCTTCCAACATCGAAGGCGCGACCAAGATGTTGCTCGCATCATCGATGCAGGCTTCTGTCAGCTCTGTTGTGTACATCAAACGGTACCTGTCATTCGCGGATCCTGGTGGATTTCTCAAAACCGTGGACATGGCAACGGCCCGCACTCTTTCATTCGCGTTGCGAAGCGTAAACGAAAGGAGACGGACCATTGAACCTTGATGCTCTCACGGGGCTCGACAGCGGGCAACGGGTCTGCTGTACGGGCGGTGTGCGGAGCTGCTCGGCGAGGTCGTGAGGCCAGGCGGACGGCCTGCGGCGATCGGGCTGTACCAGTCGGTGATGCTGCTGGTCTGCCTGATGCGCAGGAACCTCACACAGGAGCTGGAGGTCCCGCACGCGGCCGGTGCACGGTCATGGGCGCCCGGGTCAGCGAGGTCGGCGGGCACCGGTGTGCCCTCGTAGTGGACCTTGACACCCTGGGTGCCATCGATCCAGGTGAAATTAGGCATCGGGGGCGAGCACCCCACTGGCAGAGATGTGACTGTTGCTGGTGCAGGTAGAGCAGTCGCTAGCTGAGACTTGACCTCGGGCCTGCCGGGTGTTTCCGACGAGGGCGAAAACCAAGGCACCAGAGTCGCCCGGTTCGCCCACCCAGCCTGAGGAGAAGCCTTGAACCCCGCGGACGGTGACCACCGTACCGTCCTGCCATGCCTGGGTGTAAGTGACGTCCGAGTTGGTGACAGTGATGCCGCAGGGAACACCGTGGCCGTCGTAGTAGGAGCGGGCGCCGTCCTGGCAGACGGAGTCGCCCTTATAGGAGTAGGCGTCTGAGGTAACGGGGTACCACTGCCCGTCGGGCTGGTCGGCTTCGTCGGAGTTGGAGCCTGCGCCGTTTGCCTGCAAGGTGTCGATGAGCTGGGCATCGTTCAGGGGGTAGTCACCGCCTACGCTGCCGATATAGAACCCGGGGTTGTAACCCCAGACGCCGATCTGATCGCCCTCGCCATGTATCTGCGTACCAGCGGTGCTGGTCCGGAAGCAGTGATCAGCGGTGATGATGAAGTCGTTGCCGGCGTTATCCTCGGCGGCGAGCCCGGCAGTACACTGGGCCGTTTACCCAGCCTGGTGAGATGGTCCAATAAGGACATCGCCGCCAATGTTGGGAAAGGAACCGTTCCAGCGCCAAATCGAACCGGTCCGCAACCAGCCCCCGCACCAGACACCCGACTTCAGGTGGCCGCCACGACCACCACGGGTTTCGACCGCAGGCCGTCCGCAACGGGTCCGGCCCTTCTTCGGGTCCGCGGCATTTGGAACTACCGGAGACGTGTCGCAGTCCGGACGAGGTCGGCGACGGCTCTCGAGCGGCTGTGCGATGGCCAGGCGATCACGGTGGTGACTGTCGGCGCGTCCAGCACGGGCACGGCGGCGAGGTCACCGTGCAGTTGGGCTCGGCACGACTCCGGTGAGACCGCGCATGCACGGCCGAGCGCGACGAGCTGCAACAACTGCGCGTGGTCGCGGACCTGTGGTCCGGGGCCGGGTGGGTAGGTGCCGTCGGGGCCGGGCCAGCGCGGCAGGGGCAGGCCCGGCAGCCCGGTGATGTCGGCCATGTGCACATGGGCCCGGGCGGTGAGCGGATGCCCGGCCGGCAGGACCGCGACCTGGCCCTCCGTGCTGAGTTCCTCGGTGTGGAACCCGGCCGTCGAGTCGAACGGCCGGTGCAGCAGCGCCACGTCGGCCCGGCCTTCGCGCAGCAGTCGCCCCTGCTCGGCAGGACCGCACAGGATGACCTCGACGGGGACCGCGCCGGGTTCGGCGGTGTAGGCGTCGAGCAGTTTCGCCAGCAGTTCGCTGCTCGCGCTGGCCTTGGTGACCAGGACCAGACCGGGACGGCCGGTGGCAGAGGCGGAGGCGGCGGCGCGGCGGGTCCGGCGCTCGGCGGCGTCGACCGCGTCGAGGGCCGCCCGGCCCTCGACCAGCAGCACCGAGCCTGCCTCGGTCAGCGTGACCGTGCGGCTGGTTCGGTCCAACAGCGCTGCCCCGAGCCGGCGTTCGAGCTGCTGGATCGCCCGTGACAGAGGCGGCTGGGCGATTCCGAGCCGCTGCGCGGCGCGGCCGAAGTGCAGCTCTTCAGCGACAGCGACGAAATACCGCAGTTCCCGGGTCTCCATGCAGCCACCGTACTCCGGATCGATACCCTGACGGTATCGCTGGCCACCCGATCGGTGTTGGACTCCCGCCGGGGTCCGGCGGGAGCATGGTCACCATGAGCGAACGAACGATTGCGCTGGTCACCGGCGCGAACAAGGGAATCGGCTACGAGATCGCCGCAGGTTTGGGTGCCCTCGGCTGGAGCGTCGGCGTCGGCGCCCGCGACGATCAGCGCCGTAAGGCCGCGATGGAGAGGCTGCGCGCGGCCGGCGTCGACGCGTTCGGCGTACCGCTGGACGTGACCGACGACGCGAGCGTGAGCGCCGCCGCACGGCTGATCGAGGAACAGGCCGGGCGCCTCGACGTGCTCGTCAACAACGCCGCCATCGCCGGCGGCATGCCGCAGGAACCCACCCGCGCCGACCCCGCCGTCATCCGCACGGTCGTGGAGACCAACGTGATCGGCGTCATCCGCGTCACCAACGCCATGCTGCCGCTGCTGCGCCGCTCGGCCTCGCCGCGGATCGTGAACATGTCCAGCAGCGTCGGCTCCCTCACCCGGCAGGCAGGAGCCGCTGCTGAGCAGACGGCGGGTCCGGTGGCCGTGGCGTACGCACCGTCGAAGACGTTCCTGAACGCCGTCACCCTCCAGTACGCCCGGGAGTTGAGCGGGACGAACATCCTGATCAACGTCGGCTGCCCCGGCTACGTCGCCACCGACCTCAACGGCTTCCGCGGCGTGCGCACCCCCGAACAGGGTGCGGCGATCGCCATCAAACTCGCGACCCTGCCCGACGGCGGCCCGACCGGCCAGTTCTTCGAGGACGCCGGCCCAGTGCCCTGGTGATGTGCACGGCGTCCGCACCCGCCGGGGCGAGTCGGCTTCGACCGCGCGTCTCAGGCGATCCGGTCCGTCGGTGCGCCTGTCCAGGGCGGCAGGCTGCGCCGTG
This window harbors:
- a CDS encoding LysR family transcriptional regulator; translation: METRELRYFVAVAEELHFGRAAQRLGIAQPPLSRAIQQLERRLGAALLDRTSRTVTLTEAGSVLLVEGRAALDAVDAAERRTRRAAASASATGRPGLVLVTKASASSELLAKLLDAYTAEPGAVPVEVILCGPAEQGRLLREGRADVALLHRPFDSTAGFHTEELSTEGQVAVLPAGHPLTARAHVHMADITGLPGLPLPRWPGPDGTYPPGPGPQVRDHAQLLQLVALGRACAVSPESCRAQLHGDLAAVPVLDAPTVTTVIAWPSHSRSRAVADLVRTATRLR
- a CDS encoding SDR family oxidoreductase, with translation MSERTIALVTGANKGIGYEIAAGLGALGWSVGVGARDDQRRKAAMERLRAAGVDAFGVPLDVTDDASVSAAARLIEEQAGRLDVLVNNAAIAGGMPQEPTRADPAVIRTVVETNVIGVIRVTNAMLPLLRRSASPRIVNMSSSVGSLTRQAGAAAEQTAGPVAVAYAPSKTFLNAVTLQYARELSGTNILINVGCPGYVATDLNGFRGVRTPEQGAAIAIKLATLPDGGPTGQFFEDAGPVPW